DNA from Chitinophaga pendula:
CCATATGCTTCGCCCCTGTAATCATTGCTGATAGCGATATCGGTTTCGGTTACTATCAGTTGGGGAGCGATCAACTGTAAGGTGGCGTTGGTCTTTTCGAGGGTGTTATTGTATACGGCTGTTGGTTCTGCCAATACATTGTAGGTACGCACTTGGGTATTGCTTTGCAAGGCTTTGAAGCCGGCGAGCAGTCCTGCATGTGTGCCGCTGCTGCCATTGGGCGCCAGTACATAATCAAATACGAGGTCTGCGTTGTCGGCCTGTTGTTGTATTTCTTGTGCGCAATGCACATATCCGAGGCAGCCTGTGGGGCTGGAGCCCCCCATAGGCATTACATAGGCGTTTCTGCCCGCTGCTTTCAGTGCTGCTGCGCGTTCTTCGGCGAGGGCGAGGGCGTTGGTGCCGGCCGGGAGGTCTACAATGCGGGCGCCCAGGATATTTTCCAGTACGATGTTGCCATTATCGCTATAGTCGGCGGTATCTATCGGAACGGTGCGTGTGAGGAATAGTTCGCAGGAGAGGCCGGCTTTGGCTGCTGCGGCGGCGGTGAGTCTTGCATGATTGGACTGGCGGGCTCCTACGGTGATGATCCGCTCTGCCTTTTGCTGTAAGGCATCGCCGAGCAGGTATTCCAGTTTGCGCAGTTTATTACCGCCGAGGGCGATGCCCATTACATCATCCCGTTTTACAAATACCTGTACTCCATTTAAGGTTTTATTGAGTTGTTTTAATTCCTGTACGGCGGTAGGGCCATCCAATAATTCATATTTCGGGAATGCCTGTAGTCCCGTTAAAGCGTTTGCCATAACTGATATTGGTTAATGATCGAAGGCATAAAACTAATCCTTCCCTTATTTAGTAGTATGCAAAATAGTCTTGTGGTGCTAACAATTAACTGCCCTTTAACAAATGAGGTCCAGGGATCATTTGCCTTGATTGATGAATGCGGAGCGGTAGTCGGAGGGGGAGCTGTTGACATTTTTTTTGAAGAAGTGGCTGAACTGTTCCGGGGTTGTGAAATTGAGTTGGTAGGCGATCTCTTTGACGGCGATGGAGGAGAATTGCAGGTGGCGTTTGGCTGCTGCGATGAGCTGCCCGTTGATGATATCTTTGGCACCTCTGCCAGCACAGCGGCGGCAGAGGTCAGAGAGGCGACGCGGTGTGATATGTAGCTTTCCGGCGTAGTCAGCTACTTCATGTAAGGTATGGTAATGTTCGCTCACCAGTTCGACGAATTGCCGGTAGAGTTGTTTGTCTGCCGTATCGTAAGCGTTGACAAGTGCGGCGTTGATATTGGCAATTTTGATCATGATGATCTTGAGATAGGCGGCTAGTACATCTAGCTGGTTGATGTAGGATGCTTGTGCAGCTTCCTGTTGTATGGTTTGGAACAGGGGCAGGAGTGAGTGCCTGTCTTCTGCAGCCAGCGGGAGGCATTGATTATCGGCGGCGTTGTTGAACAGGACGGCTTTGCAGTTATTGGCGCTGGCCGGTGTACGTTCCCAGAAGCAGTCGGCGAATGACAGCAGGTAGCCTGACCATTGCAGGCCGGGGCTTTCCCGGTATACCTGGCCGCGGGCGATCAGGTATAGCTGTTGTCCATTTACGGGGAATGACTGGTCGTCTATCTGCAGATTTCCTGTTCCTTCGAGTACATATATGATACGGTGATATACCAGGCGGCAGTTGTCTGTGGCCGGTTCGCCGGCGAGGGGCCGTATAGAAAAGGTGTTGTCGATCGCTGTTTCTGTATTTGGGCTGGTGATGACCATCATCTGTCAGGTATTTCCTTATAAAGGTACAAAGATAGGGCGCGTCCGGCAGCCGGGGATGTCAAAATATACGATCTGCCTGTCAATATTTAGGGTAGGAACGATTACTTGTAGAGGGCCAGGACGGCTTTCATGATGGTGTTGAGTTTGCGGACAGGTATATCTTTAGTGGGATCTATGAGTAGTATTTTCATGCGGGCGCGTTTTTCCTGTAGCAGGTCGGGGTGGTCGATGTGTTAAACGGCATGCCATATTTCCAGGCTTCGGTTATGCTGTCGTCGAGGTGTAAGCAATAGTTCCTCAGGTATTCTAGGCAGCTTTTAGCAGATTCTTCCTGTTTTAAAAAGAATTGGTCAATTGGACGTAACATGATTTATCTGCGATAGTTACAGCAGCTAAATTACAGTTTCTTGTTTTAAGCAGTGTATATGACAGGTAGCCTGTTAAAGGTTAACATACGGATTATGAAAAAATTGTTAAATTAGTTAGAGAAGGAAAGATACTCAGTTTTTAGCCAGAATGAACCATTGCCCCTTCCCCTTTACAAGCCCCTTGTAGCTGTTTTTTTAATCGTTTAACCCTATTAGCATCCATTAAAAACCAAACTGCTTTATGAAAACTATCTACGCGTCCCTTATTTGTCTTACCAGTGTCCTGGTTAGCCAGCGTGGCTATTCGCAGGAAAAAGTGTATCCTTTGGGCAGCAGTGCTGATCTGTTGCAGCAATTCGAACAACAGTCGCGTGTACACCGGCGGCAGGCGGTAGCTGGGGAGATCCAGCTGCGGGTATCTGCTACGGCTACGTTGGCGGCGAGGATCAATTTTGAGCAGGCGGGAGCGCCTGACGAGCATCGGTTGGCCGGTGTAATTGAGAAGATACCCGGATCTTCTTTTTATCTGAACATTACGGGGAGCCGGTTGACCGGTAATATCGTGTTGCGTAACAGTAACCAGGCTTACGAATATTTTTCGGATGAGCGTGGGAATGCGTTTATACGGGAGACGGATATCAACAAGGTCCTTTGTATCAATTTGCTGGAGGCGCCGGCATCTGCTGTGCCGCAGGCACCAGCCGCATCGCCGGCGCGGGCGGTACCGTTGCTGGAGAGTTTCCCCGGTGGCGCCGGTTGTGTGTTATTGGATTTTGACGGGCAGTATGTATCGGGTACGCCCTGGAACGGGGGAAATCCTATTAATGCGGCGCCTTCTACGTTAACGAATGCGCAGATACAGGAAATCTGGGAGATGGTATCAGAGGATTACCGGCCATTTAAGGTAAATATTACTACTAACGAGGCGGTGTTTAACAGTTATGCGAAGACCAAGCGTATGCGATGTATCATTACACCTACCAATACGGCGGCACCCGGCGCCGGTGGTGTGGCTTATATCGGCTCTTTCAACTGGAATGATGAAACGCCCTGCTGGGTGTTCAACGGCGGTGTAAAGGGGGCAGGCGAGGCTGCGTCTCATGAGGTAGGGCATACATTCGGGCTTCGTCATGACGGCCGGACTACGCCATCTGAAGGGTATTTTGCCGGTCACGGCAATTGGGCGCCGATCATGGGTGTAGGTTATTACAAGCCTGTTGTACAATGGAGTAAGGGAGAATATGCTGCATCGAACAATACGGAAGATGACCTGGCGAAGATCTCGTCTACTACTTATGGTGTAGGTTATCGGGATGATGATCACGGTAACACGAATGCTACTGCTACACCGCTGGTGATTACGGCCAGTGGTACGGTGACGGCCGGTGTGAACAACGGTGTTATAGAGCGGACTACGGATGTGGATGTATTCAGTTTCCGGACATCCGGTGGTAATATTACGCTGAACTTTAACACGGCGGCCCGCCATGCTAATCTGGATATTATAGCCCGGTTGTATGATAATGGTGGCGCGTTGATCACCGCCAGTAACCCAGCTACTTTGTCTGCGGCTATCAATACTAACGTGGCGGCAGGCACCTATTATGTATCAGTGGACGGTACCGGTGCCGGCAATCCTGCTACGGATGGTTATTCGGACTATGCTTCCTTGGGATCATATTTTATCGACGGTACGATTCCTTATGCCAATAAGCCGGATACGATTGCACCTGAAAAAGATACTGCTGCTGCAGTAACGCCGGGCGCTACGCCAGGTAGTATTAAACCCGGTGTTAAAGAGCAGATTGATTCGGAAGTGAACGGTGTGGCGGTACTGGCTATGCCGAATCCTTTTACGGAACAGCTCACTATCCGTCATACGAAGGCTGGTAATGAGCAGTTTTTCGTGAGTGTGTTTGATGTTGCCGGTAATATGGTGGTGCCGGTGCAGCGATTCCGGAACGGACAGCAACTGAATGTAAGCAAGCTACAGCCCGGGTTGTACCTGCTTCGTATCAACAATGGTAAAGAGGTGATCACGCGTAAGCTGATCAAAGCAGCGCGGTAGTAGATACGGAGATGATATTCCCGTCTGTCAGTAGGTGTGTGACCTGCTGGCGGGCGGGAATATTTTTTTATTGGAAATAAGGGGCTTTTTGTAGGAGAGCTGGCCGGCGATGGTTGTGATTTTACTCCCTTTGACAGATAGGGTTTGCGAGGAAGGTGCAAATATGATTCCTCTTGCTTTTGTTGCACAGTATAAATTGGGAATGAATACCTTATGCTTGTTTATTTAATAGAAAGTTGTTTACTTCGCGTGCCAAACCCCGATTTCTATATATAAAACCCATATACATGAGAACCTTCCCAAACACTTGTCGGACTATAGCGTCCTTATTATTGGTAGCTGCGATGGCAGTCAGTGGATGTAAAAAAGACGATACGAAACCTGTCATCCCGCCTGCAACTGATGATCAACTTTACAATGATGCTGTTACGGATGCGATGTATGCAGCTGGTAATGAGAAAGTAGATAGTCTGTGGCCTATCAAAGCGGACAATCAGCGTCTTCAATGGAAAAATGTGAACGGTCAGCAATATGTGTTGCTAGCGACATTTATGCGTTACCCCGGTAGTTATCCGGTAGGAGATTCTATTACTAATTCCTGGGGGGAGTCCTGGTTATTTATTCCCGGGCAGATGAAGCAACGTTTAGCCGGTGCATTTAAGCCAGGGGTGGATACGATCAACCGTGTCTGCCAGTTGCTGGGGTTACCGCCGGTGAACAGTAAGAGCAATACACATATTGCGCAGATCTGGGTAAAGGCTTCCCGGTTGTTCCGGCCTGCCGGTAATCCAGATATTACAGCTACAACGGCGCCGGCTACACTGATACCTACTGTGAGTGCGGAGCATACGACCTGGTTCAACGGCTATATTATTTTTGCGTATTACCGTCCGTTGCAGCCATCGGGGGATTATCATTATCCGTGGACGCGTCTGGGATATACGCTAGACTGGGCGCCGGGCGCCAGTAAGGTGGGGTTGAGTGAGTATGTATTACAACCTAATTCCGGTATCTGGGTAGAAAGTGTGCAGAAGGCCGGGGATTTCTTCAAGTGATCTGGCTGAGGTATTGTAGTGAATGATATTGTATGGTGTTGGCATTGATAAAAATGCTAACTTCCATTTACACCAAAGAAACAAATTGTTATGTCATTTAAGAATAAAACAGTGCTCAT
Protein-coding regions in this window:
- a CDS encoding T9SS type A sorting domain-containing protein — its product is MKTIYASLICLTSVLVSQRGYSQEKVYPLGSSADLLQQFEQQSRVHRRQAVAGEIQLRVSATATLAARINFEQAGAPDEHRLAGVIEKIPGSSFYLNITGSRLTGNIVLRNSNQAYEYFSDERGNAFIRETDINKVLCINLLEAPASAVPQAPAASPARAVPLLESFPGGAGCVLLDFDGQYVSGTPWNGGNPINAAPSTLTNAQIQEIWEMVSEDYRPFKVNITTNEAVFNSYAKTKRMRCIITPTNTAAPGAGGVAYIGSFNWNDETPCWVFNGGVKGAGEAASHEVGHTFGLRHDGRTTPSEGYFAGHGNWAPIMGVGYYKPVVQWSKGEYAASNNTEDDLAKISSTTYGVGYRDDDHGNTNATATPLVITASGTVTAGVNNGVIERTTDVDVFSFRTSGGNITLNFNTAARHANLDIIARLYDNGGALITASNPATLSAAINTNVAAGTYYVSVDGTGAGNPATDGYSDYASLGSYFIDGTIPYANKPDTIAPEKDTAAAVTPGATPGSIKPGVKEQIDSEVNGVAVLAMPNPFTEQLTIRHTKAGNEQFFVSVFDVAGNMVVPVQRFRNGQQLNVSKLQPGLYLLRINNGKEVITRKLIKAAR
- a CDS encoding D-cysteine desulfhydrase family protein, translating into MANALTGLQAFPKYELLDGPTAVQELKQLNKTLNGVQVFVKRDDVMGIALGGNKLRKLEYLLGDALQQKAERIITVGARQSNHARLTAAAAAKAGLSCELFLTRTVPIDTADYSDNGNIVLENILGARIVDLPAGTNALALAEERAAALKAAGRNAYVMPMGGSSPTGCLGYVHCAQEIQQQADNADLVFDYVLAPNGSSGTHAGLLAGFKALQSNTQVRTYNVLAEPTAVYNNTLEKTNATLQLIAPQLIVTETDIAISNDYRGEAYGIPTAAMLAAVRLLARTEGILLDPVYSGKAFAGMLEDIRQGYYKPGDRILFILTGGTPGLFAYRNIFTPSAGEI
- a CDS encoding AraC family transcriptional regulator; protein product: MMVITSPNTETAIDNTFSIRPLAGEPATDNCRLVYHRIIYVLEGTGNLQIDDQSFPVNGQQLYLIARGQVYRESPGLQWSGYLLSFADCFWERTPASANNCKAVLFNNAADNQCLPLAAEDRHSLLPLFQTIQQEAAQASYINQLDVLAAYLKIIMIKIANINAALVNAYDTADKQLYRQFVELVSEHYHTLHEVADYAGKLHITPRRLSDLCRRCAGRGAKDIINGQLIAAAKRHLQFSSIAVKEIAYQLNFTTPEQFSHFFKKNVNSSPSDYRSAFINQGK